GCAGAATTGTTGATTTTATCGCTGACTATTACCATTGGAACGGGTTTCCGGTAAAGACCGCTAAACCGATCGCGGTGGATGTGGATTCCAAAACTTTAACGGCTTTCGAAGGTCGATATGAATTATTTAACAATCGAATTATCACTTTTGAAGCTGATAATCAGCGACTCTACACCCTGGAAGATGGTTTTGTTGATGAAGAATTTGTGCCCGTCGCTAACAATAAGTTTACATCGACTGACCGCAATATTTCTGTGACCTTCAATCCCGACGCTAATGGAAAAGTAACTGGCTTCACGCTTCAGGACAATGATCAACATTATGAGCGAACAGTACCACGTATTGGGCCGCTTGCCCATGCACATAAAGCCAATGCCGATCATGATCCTTCACGCACTCCCAAAATCATAGCTGCTTTGCAGGCTATGGTAAAAGGTGGTAAAATATTGGAAGAAGCATCAGGCATAACCTTGGGAGCCAAACGCGATTTTGCAGGAGGCATGCGAGAGCCGGAAACGTTGAAATCATTAACTTTTATTCATTCAGAAAACGTCGCAGGCCGGGGAATTAAACGCCATGACAGCGACGTGAGCGAAATTATAACTTATCAATTAAAGTCCAATCAACCGGACATCTATATACTTGTCCATCTGACCTCCGATGGGTTAGTGACAGATTGCGATCTCGTTGAAAAATAGAAGCTATTTGAAACAAATTATGCAGAAATGTTCGAAATATGGCTATTCCTTAAAAGCCAGCCTCCGCTTTACAAGATTTGGGTTGACTCTAATCGATGTCATATACTTAATTAGCCCTATTTGATTGAGTTTTTAGGGTACCCAAACAACTTTTACATTTCGTTGACATTCTTTTACAGGTAATTAAAAGCCTACGAGTTAGAAACTTGTAGTTTTGTGGCTTACCGCACTGGTGGCCACCCCTGTGGTTGAAATTCTTGAAAACAAAAAGAACTCCTTAAAGGATCCGATTTATCAGGATATCTATCTATTTAAACTTACAAAAACATGAAAAAAATCGTTTATGCGGTAATTTTACCGCTGGTTGTGGTAAGCGGACTGGTATTTGCCAATCGTGAAATTGAAAATGAGGCTTCTAAAAAGTCAACCTCAAAGCCACTCTCTGCTGCTGAAAGAAAAGCTGCATTGAAAAAATGGGAGGCTACCCCTGACGGTATAAAGTACAAGAAATGGGAGGCGTCTCCCGAAGGAAGAAAAGTCTTTGCCGGTGAAGCGAAAATAAGGAGGGATTTAAGCGCTTTTTCCAATATGGAGGCTGTCGTAACCTCGCTTTCTCTTCCGCCAGGCTCACGATTAGGTTTCGGAATGATGGTCAGAATTAATGGGGATGATTATATTCTTAGTTTTGGGCCAGAAAAGTTTGACCAGAACTTTTTGAACTCTAATAATGAATTTAAGCAATTGCACAGCCTGAAAGTTAACGACAAGATAATTATTAGAAGCCATAACGTATCGCACGCGCCGAAATATTCATATCCAATAGTGTCAGGCGACTATGTAGAACAAGACGGTAACATAATTTATAAACGTGCCCCTCGCAAAGGCGGTTGCTGAGTGAATTATTGAATAATGCTTAATTCCTAACGGTTGTTTTTTAAGATTGATAGCGGAGAATTACAATTTTAAGAAATCATGGTTTCCGTGTAATTTGAAACTGTCTGATTTTAAGTACATATATAAGATGATGCGAAAAATATACATTAGTCTTTAAGAAAAGTTTCAGATTTTACCAAAGACAAGGAGAGCAATTGAAATTGCCGTATTGTGGTAAATAGTTGGAAGTTTTATAAACTACAATTATTATATAAACTACTGAATCTCTCAGGGACTAATGTATATCTCACTTTCCTCTGTATCTAACTGAAGTCGTGTAAGATTTTGCGTAGGGCTGGCTATTCGTTCAGCCCCGCAATTCTTTAATTATTCTTTATTTCGATATCGTTGAAATGGTGCCTGAGGCCATTAATGTGGAAAGCTGATTTTCAAATTGCTGCATTTTCGCTTTAAGGATCTCAGTTTCAGCTTTTATTGACGCCTCTGCTTGTTTCAGGTTTTTGTTCTCTGATTTTAAAGCTTCAACTTCTTTGATTAAAGCCTGAATTGCAATCAGGTTTACACCATCGAAATCGGCCTGATTAATAGATTTACCTTCACCGATTATCCCCAACTCGTCGTGCCCAAAGGCTGCAAAAAAGTCCTGAGCCATTGGGCCGTAATGACGGTCTCGCTTGACGTCCTGTCCCTTATAATTCCAGCTTCCCAGCCGCATTCCGCTAATCTTTTTGAGAAACAGTGGCCCATCGGTGGCACGAAAGTTTTCTTTCCGTGTTGAGTCGGATATCACGGACCATGCATTGCCATTGGGAAAGAGCTGTACACCGGATGGTAAGTTATCCTGACGTGCGCTCGACGTATACAAAAAATAGCCACCGGCAAAATGCATCATCATCTGGTTGTTGGCTGTGGTGCTGTAATAGGAACCCAAACTACTGCTAGCATCTCCAATAATAAATGACCCTATATGATCTGCATAAACAGAAGAACCCATAGCCGTTGATAAGTCTCCGCTGGCAGTTGTATTATTACCTGTGGCAGTTGAAAATAACCCGCTTGCCTGCGTGTTAAACCCCGTAGCAGTTGAATAATCCCCATTTGCTTTGGTATCTTGACCACTGGCGAAGGAATAACGGCCGACATTCGCTTTGTCCCAATTAGTATATGTGTTTTCGCTATTAGAGATCCCGCCTGCGCGAAAGGCACCGACGTTTGCATACCAGATCATTTTTGGAGAGGTTCTTGGTATCTGTGATTGTACACCCGCCGTATCGGCTCCAAATAGCACTGTTTTTCCTTCCAGAACGTTTAAAAAGGCTTTGGGTTCTGTTAAACCTATCCCAACCTGCGCCTGGGCCTGCAATGAAATAAGTAGCAGCATGAGTAGTGCTGCCAGATGATTTAATGACTTAAGACGCATTTCAGCCTGAAAATGTGCTGTATATAAATTTTGCATTTTTGATAAGTTAAAATAATTATTGTTTGATGACTTTAATTGCTGCTGTACTGCCATCGTTCAAAAGCAGTTGTACTACGTACAGACCGGCAGAAAAATCCTTCATATTGATTTCTTTGGACAGCGGTTTTTTGTGAAACTCTAAAAGAGTGGTTCCTTGAGCATTTAAAAGTTTGACAGTGGCAATGTCCTCCCAGTGATCCATGCTGATCCCGACTTTCTCAACGGCAGGATTAGGGAAGAGAGCGGCCTGGTAAGATTGCTCAAAATGGAGCTCACGGATTGTGCTGTATGCATATGATTGATCTTTATCCACCATTTTTAGCCGGTAGTAGTTAGCACCTGCTGCAGGCAAACCGTGCGAAAAATCATAATGTTTCAAGCCACTGCTCTGATTGGCTGCCGTGATTTTTGAAAGCGTTTTCCAGTCTTTGGCATTACTGCTGTGCTCCACGTTAAAATAGTCACTGTTCGACTCGTAAGTAGTTGACCAGTTAAGATTGGCAACTGATCCTTCCTTTTTAGCTGTAAATTCTAATAGAGTTACCGGAAGAGGCCCTGTCTGTGCTGCTGTTACGGCACTAAATGTAATTGGAGCTTGAAGATCATTATAGATGTAATGTGTAGTCGTATTGACGACGCTGCCAGCTATGGTAACAAGCGCTGAATTTTGGTAAACGATCTGCAGCATCGTTTCAGTATTCCCATTGAGCTCTGAGGTACGATAGAACTGTCCGAGCCGGCCCACAAAAGAAACCGGAGAATCAAAAGAGTACACGCGTGCAATACTGGGAGGAATTCCTGATAGTGCCGTTGGAGAGATTGTCAGTGTCTTATTCTCGATACTGAAAGCTGCCATCGGCCGGAATGTGAGCCCATTGATAGAAACGTCCGTACCTACTGAAGCGTAAAAGCCCTCTGCTCCTGTGCTAAATTGAGCCGTGACATTGAAAGAACATAATAGGGCCAGCTGGCAAAAGAGTAAATAACGCTTCATAAAATGAATTGAAAAATAAAATGATGGAAGAAAATGTAGATAAAACTCGGGGCCAAAGGTATGGATTTGTAGAAATAATTTTACGATTGAGTATGATTTTAGCCTTAATCGTTATAAATACATCAACTACGTCGTGAAAATTGCTAGTTAAGCCTATTTAGAAAGGACCGGTTCGAATGAAATTGTATAGGCAAAATTTATTCAGCGAATACAATACTTCCAAATTAAGTAATAAGATTTACAGACGGTAATTTTAAAAATCACTTTTAGCGAAGTTCTTTGTTGCAAATAAGGTTTACTCCCTTTTATTAAAATTCGATAAAGTATGGAGACGCAAGAAGATCAAAATAGGCGGAAACCAGGGATATGGTTTTTCCTTATGATGTTTGGATTAGGGCCATCTTTGCTTTTAATCACGTGTGGAATGTATCGTGATTCTGCCTGGAAAGATAAAATGTCAACCCGTAGTCCGACGGTTTGCATGAAAATTGCATATGGTACCAAGGGGGCTGGAACGGTGAAATATCCTGACAATATTTATGCTGAGTACCAGGGCAAAACTTACAAATTTGAAATGGGAAGAAAGTATTATCGAAGTTTGCTTGGCGTTGATACTATTCAGGTTTACTATGACAAGGGCAGTGACAGAGCCTTTCTTTTAGGATCAGATAATGTCCGACATTTTGCTGTGTTGTATTTTTTGCTTGGCGGAATCGGAATTGCAGTAACCATTGGAAGTATTTGGGAATTTATCAAGCTTATTCTAGCTGGCCACGGAAGAGAATAGTCGTTCAAAAGTTGGATTTTTCATTATCTCATAAAATTTCATGAATATTAACAAAAGATATAAAGTTAAGCCGAAGCGGTTGAGTGATTTTTATGGCGTTGTGCCTTGCTCGTTGGATTTTGGATATTGAGATAATCGAATAAGCCATCGACTTTCTGATCTGCGTGAACTGGCAACGGATAAGCTACATGAATTTGAAAGTCGTCCTCAAAAGCAGAGTTAAAAGAATTATTTCAAAGTGAGAATTGAAACGACTATTGGTTCCGTTTCTGGCATTCAATACAAGTGAAGCCGACTTATTGGGCTGAGAGAACCTATGATGATGGATTTGGGTTGTGAGGGTCTTCGCGTCATAAGTGCTTTGATGATTATTATTAAAGATATTGGAGGTAAAAAAACCTCCTCACTCAGCAGCCCGTATTATAGGAGGGAGGGTCGAATATGGATTAGGGGAAATTCGGGAAAACATGAATTGAAGAAAGAAAGCGGTTACATAACCATATTTATATTTGACCATCTTATTAAAAAAGGTTTCCTTGGACAGAAATTGTATAAAAACAAATGGCACATAAAAAGCAATTTTCAATTGTTGAATTGGAGCAATAGAAGGGTAATTATAAGTAGCACAGGCCTCTCAAAATGGATAATCATCAGGCTAACTCGCAGTGACTTAATATGAGGATAAGCAAAGAGCTGCCTATATTTTTTAAGTCAAAGACTTTTGAAAGTTTATGAAAGCATTTGTAATTTTTCCTACAATTTGTGTTTTCCTTCTGGCATTGGTAACTTTTAAGTTGGGCATACAAGACAAACCTCGAACAAGATTGCTTTTTTCGATTTTTGCGACGGCGCTAATCGGAGGTGATATGACATGGTATTCTGTATACTTTTTTAGATTTCTTTTCTATGCATATTTTATTGGAGTATTAGTTTGTATCGCTAGTTTAACCTTTTTGGGAAATCAATTATTGAGTAAAAGTCAGGACAAAGGGGTGAATTGGATCCGTCTGTTGGGACTTGGTATCCTTTCAACGATAGTGACAATAGTTATAGCTGGATACTTATTTTTGATTTCCTGTATATATAATCCCATGGACCCAGCGGCAAATAAAAATCCCGCGGAAACGATACGTAACTAATTGGCCGGTCGTAACAAATGTTTAAACAAAGAAGAACCGGTTTAGGTTGATGTTATATAATATCAAAAAACGAAGACTAATTTTATTTAAATAGTTTCAAACAATATTCTATATGATTTTTGAAGCAAGTACAGACAGTTTTTGGTGTTATTGTATAGTTGGTTATTTCTTGGAGATTATATCTCGCTTTATGTAATTGGGGGGTACGCAGCGACGGAAATTCTTGGTCCTTTGGCCTGGGCCTAGCTTGGGTTTTGATTGCTGCAATGCAATAAGTGATAAATTTGTAAGAAGACGAATTAAGTTTATGAGAATTACTGTACTATTTCCGGTAGTAATGTTGCTAACATTTAGTTGCAATGAGGATAATTACCTGAAAAATGTTTCCATTAAACCAACGATATAATTGGTTAGTGACACAATGTTTCTTAAATGGAATTTAAAAAATTCTACTGATAGTAATCTTATTGTTCCTACTTTGTTTACATTCCGTCGTCTGGACGGTGAAGACCATAAAGCTTATACTTTTAAGGAAGACACTCCTATAGGTTTGATGAAAATAGTTACAGTTCCTTACAGGTATTTGAGGCAAATACCTGATTTTAAATTGGATTATTCACTTCATACCCAGGCTAAAAATATCCATAATGGTCTTTCTTTAGAAACATTTGTTGAGAACTTTTATCAATATATAACTAATCGCAAAGACTGTCCTCAGATTATTTTTTTAAAAGCACATTCAGAAAAGCAGTTGATATTCATATTTAAGCAAGGGATAAAGGGTAAATATAGATGTGGATATGAGTCGAAAGGATCTGTTGATAAAAGAGATTTACCGATTTGGGGCGATTCTTTGGTTAAAAGAGGAGTTCCCTTGTTTCAACAGCAGATAGGTCATCATATCAAAACGTATACTTTTGAATACGGAAAATTTGATGATGATTCAATTGAAATTGATCTAAATATCTGAGAAATCGTCATTCGCTTGGACTTTAAACGGCGAAATGAAAGTGTGTTTAAATGATAGTAACAATAGTATTAAGCCTGTGTGATACGGAGCTTAATATAGCTGAGTCATCAAGCTTGCCTGACTTGTTACTTAGTGTTATTGGGTCATTTAGAATTTTATGTCTTTTAATTTAAAAGGAGTGAATCAAAATAAGGATGAGACAGATATGATAAAGCTGATTCATTTTAGTCACCTTCGCATAGGGGAATGAATTAGTTACCTGGGATAATGTACCGACTCAGATGACAAACCACCGCAAATGAATGTTTTTCAAAAAATATTGGGGATAATTTTTCCGCCATACAAGTTTGCTGTTCTTCGCAGGGAACAGGGCCAACTTTTTACTGCAATTATTTCTGTTCTACCTGAAAGCATGGCCTCGATTAAGGAAGTGGCCCTTTCCGGGAAATTTTTTGGATTTAGTGAATGGAAAGAATATCCGGACTTCAAGTTTTGTGAGGTGAGTTATTCTCAAACACAATGGACTAGCGGGAATAAGAGGGGAGAGAATTTTAAAATTTTAGGATTTCAGCTTTATTCAAGTCGTACAAATCAATTTGAGGATATTGAGATTTTAGTAAAAAACAATTTGGTGAATGGGTTGAAGATCACTAATTCTGAATATTACCTAAGTGAATTTGGTACCCTTAAGTTTAAATCAGATAGCATCCATAAACTGGATTTTCAGTTTATGCCTGAAAAAATTGATCTTTTTTATAATTCGTTAGATTTAAATATCAAACAGAGAATTATGCCAAGTGATCTTTTTGAAATTGAGTTCAATGGTCGTGTCTATTATGCGTTTAATGACTTGGAAGATGGAAACTATTTAGCAGTTAATGAAAGGTTAGAAGTTTATTCGTTGGTTCATGATTCGAAACCTATGGCGAAAAAACAGAATGTCAGCTTTGATAAAATATTGTCAGACTTACAAACTAATAAGTTTGATAAGCAGCATTTCAAAGACCGTTATTTAGGTTGAGGATATCGTCATTTTTCTCAATAAACGACAGAACAAACACTATTAAAAAACCAGATTTATGACCTTTCCTATATAGATATAAAGAACACATGGATAATTCAATCCACCATTTTAACTACATTATATCTCAGAATGCACAGTTTCGTATAAATGCCGTAAAAACGCCGCAATCAAATCACTCAGGAATCTCTACATTTGGTTCAAAAAATTTTACAAATGAGCAGATTAACCACCTCCGATCAAATCCGGACTTTGCGTAAAAACAAAGGACTATCACAGGAAGCACTGGCAGTAAATGCAGGAATCAATCTGCGTACTTTGCAGCGCATTGAAACTGGTAATGTAGAACCGAGAGGAGAAACCTTACGAATGCTGGCACAAGCCCTGAATGTTACAATTGAAGAGCTGCTGCCTGTTGACACTCCGCTTTCTCCATCGATTGAGGAAGATCCTGGTTTCTTAAAACTTATGAATCTTTCTGCATTAGTATTCTGGTTTATTCCGCTAGGCAACATCTTTATTCCGCTGGCGCTCTGGATTTACAGAAAAAACCAAATTCAAGGTGTAAGAGAGCTCGGCAAACGCATTGTCAACTTCCAGATTACCTGGTCTCTAATCACCTATGGGCTGGCATACTTTAGTGTATTTGGCGGCAAGATTCAGATCAATACTTCTACGATGTTATTTATAATGCTGGCACTGTTTGCAGGCAATACTATTTTTATCATTTTTACAAACAGCAAGATAACACGGGGCGACGAGGACGTTTATCCATATAGCCTGAAGCTGATTAGCTAGCAGCTCAACTTATTCAGATGATTCAAGCCGGAATCTTTTGGTTTTTTTATATCCAGTATCGAATAAGAATTAAATAACTCATTAAGCTACTGCATTTAACCGCTTCTGCTTTTAACGCAGTAAACAAAAATTTAAAATAAATCTTCTGCATACAACCATTCTGCTCTTTTTAAGCCACCTTACTCACATCAGGTTAAAAACCAACTTTGCAGTCGACTTGCTTTTTAGTCGATCAGAAATCGGAGGCAAGTAAAATCCAAAAAGCCACAGACGAGTCAAAAAAACCTTACTTGCAATTGCTTAACGAGAAGTAGGTGTAAATTTTTTTCAAACTCCATACAACCATTCCCTCCTTAACTTGCCTCTTTACTATAAAACACCTAAACCCTTCCTATGACGACGGAGGCAGAATTGATAACGGGTTGCCTATTACACGACAGAACAGCACAGCGGCTTTTGTATGACCTTTACAAAAACGCTATGTACACACTTGCTTACCGGATTACAGGTGATTACGATGATGCCAATGATGTGTTGCAGGATTCGTTTATGGAGGTTTTTCGTCACCTGGACCAGTTTCGGGGAGAAGCAAAACTGGGGGCCTGGATCAAACAGATTGTTGTGCGCAAATCCACCAAAAAGAAGCGGATTGTTATCTGGCAAAATGTGGAAGAGGAAACGGCAGAAAGTATTAACTGGGGAGAAATAGATATCAATGTGGCACATCTGCAAACAGCGATTCTGGCTTTACCCGATGGTTTCAGGACCATATTTGTACTGGCCGAAATTGAAGGTTACACACACCGGGAAATAGCGGTGATGCTCAACATTTCGGAAGGTACATCCAAATCGCAGCTGTTTCACGCGAAGAGGAAATTAAGAAGCATGTTAACCCAGAGATGAATTTGAAGAATATGGAACATCATAATAATAATTTAAAGGACGCATTGGCAAAACTTCCCTCTTTTCAGCCAGCTGATTTTATCTGGACTGAAATCGAAAGGAATCTTAATGAAGAACCTTTGCAGAATGCTTTAAAAAATCTTCCAACGCAGGAGCCACAGGATTTTATTTGGGAGAATATCGAAAACAAAATTGGCAGAACATACAGCAGAAATAATGTTTGGTGGTATGCAGCAGCCGTTTTGCTGGCAACCGGATTTACCGGATTTTTATACAAATCCAATAAGGCGGATTCTAAAATTTCATACTCGCAGGAAGTTATTGATATCCGTTTGCAAACTAAATCTGAACCTGTTACTGATCAGCAGTACGAAAAACTGGTTTCCTACTGTGAGGCGGAAACGGTTGTTTGTAAAGACGAAAATTTCAGGCGTTTAAAGCAGGAATATGAGACGCTACGTTC
The nucleotide sequence above comes from Dyadobacter subterraneus. Encoded proteins:
- a CDS encoding helix-turn-helix domain-containing protein produces the protein MSRLTTSDQIRTLRKNKGLSQEALAVNAGINLRTLQRIETGNVEPRGETLRMLAQALNVTIEELLPVDTPLSPSIEEDPGFLKLMNLSALVFWFIPLGNIFIPLALWIYRKNQIQGVRELGKRIVNFQITWSLITYGLAYFSVFGGKIQINTSTMLFIMLALFAGNTIFIIFTNSKITRGDEDVYPYSLKLIS
- a CDS encoding T9SS type A sorting domain-containing protein, yielding MKRYLLFCQLALLCSFNVTAQFSTGAEGFYASVGTDVSINGLTFRPMAAFSIENKTLTISPTALSGIPPSIARVYSFDSPVSFVGRLGQFYRTSELNGNTETMLQIVYQNSALVTIAGSVVNTTTHYIYNDLQAPITFSAVTAAQTGPLPVTLLEFTAKKEGSVANLNWSTTYESNSDYFNVEHSSNAKDWKTLSKITAANQSSGLKHYDFSHGLPAAGANYYRLKMVDKDQSYAYSTIRELHFEQSYQAALFPNPAVEKVGISMDHWEDIATVKLLNAQGTTLLEFHKKPLSKEINMKDFSAGLYVVQLLLNDGSTAAIKVIKQ
- a CDS encoding tail fiber domain-containing protein: MQNLYTAHFQAEMRLKSLNHLAALLMLLLISLQAQAQVGIGLTEPKAFLNVLEGKTVLFGADTAGVQSQIPRTSPKMIWYANVGAFRAGGISNSENTYTNWDKANVGRYSFASGQDTKANGDYSTATGFNTQASGLFSTATGNNTTASGDLSTAMGSSVYADHIGSFIIGDASSSLGSYYSTTANNQMMMHFAGGYFLYTSSARQDNLPSGVQLFPNGNAWSVISDSTRKENFRATDGPLFLKKISGMRLGSWNYKGQDVKRDRHYGPMAQDFFAAFGHDELGIIGEGKSINQADFDGVNLIAIQALIKEVEALKSENKNLKQAEASIKAETEILKAKMQQFENQLSTLMASGTISTISK
- a CDS encoding RNA polymerase sigma factor, which translates into the protein MTTEAELITGCLLHDRTAQRLLYDLYKNAMYTLAYRITGDYDDANDVLQDSFMEVFRHLDQFRGEAKLGAWIKQIVVRKSTKKKRIVIWQNVEEETAESINWGEIDINVAHLQTAILALPDGFRTIFVLAEIEGYTHREIAVMLNISEGTSKSQLFHAKRKLRSMLTQR